Proteins encoded within one genomic window of Acidobacteriota bacterium:
- a CDS encoding M1 family metallopeptidase yields the protein MRAHLLPIAVLTLAVATLAGAGSGLAQRPRRPAPPAAARPAAVPVKPTGASVAGSVQPGALSPRNANYSIDVALDHTSRTLNGRAVVTWRNITNTSTSELRFHLYYNAWKNMQSTWLRERTLSGRMPSGIAQDDWGWIEVGAVRLLTGDSTPIDLSSRRRYISPDDGNPNDQTVLQVPLPAPVQPGETINVEVTWTSKVPRTFSRTGTIGNYYFIAQWFPKLGVLEETGWNCHQFHSGTEFFSDYGIYDVRMQVPGRWVLGASGREQSHTDNADGTTTWVYHAEDVHDFAWTTSPDFIERKARFEHKRLPPVEMRLLLQPEHATQAERHFEATRTALQFYGEWFGPYPYPNITIIDPAWQSGTGGMEYPTLFTAGSRWLVPARVTQPEGVTVHEAGHQFWYGIVGNNEFEDAWLDEGFNTYSTARAIEANPLLKTNYYSRRYFGGFIPYVFSDIALSREVAGNGLSGYRSSARSDAPSTPSYKYFPASGGGLSYNKTALWLNTLERYLGWPTMQRIMSTFFERWKFRHPSPQDFFAVVNEVSGRDMTWFFDQVYRSSNVFDYGVQAVRSEPVPGPGYVDRNGKVTFEAGAGQGGRVRSTVVVRRYGEAIFPVDVLVSFGNGEQVREQWDGRERWTSFVYERGTGVEAVVVDPDRILLLDINRTNNSYRAHQASAAAAQKWMLKWMVWLQDALATYGFFI from the coding sequence ATGCGTGCTCATCTGTTGCCAATCGCGGTTCTGACGCTGGCCGTAGCGACATTAGCCGGGGCCGGCTCGGGACTCGCGCAAAGACCCAGGCGCCCTGCGCCGCCGGCAGCGGCCCGGCCCGCCGCGGTTCCGGTCAAACCGACGGGAGCCTCTGTCGCGGGATCGGTTCAGCCTGGGGCGTTGTCGCCACGCAACGCGAACTACTCGATCGACGTCGCGCTCGATCATACCTCGCGAACGTTGAACGGCCGCGCGGTCGTGACCTGGCGCAACATCACCAATACGAGCACGTCCGAACTGCGTTTCCACCTGTACTACAACGCCTGGAAGAACATGCAGTCGACCTGGCTGCGTGAGCGAACACTCTCCGGGCGCATGCCGAGCGGAATCGCGCAGGATGACTGGGGCTGGATCGAGGTCGGCGCGGTGCGACTGCTCACCGGCGATTCGACGCCCATCGACCTGTCGTCGCGTCGGCGTTACATCAGTCCCGATGACGGCAATCCGAACGATCAGACCGTGCTCCAGGTACCGCTGCCCGCACCGGTTCAGCCCGGCGAGACGATCAACGTCGAGGTCACGTGGACATCGAAAGTCCCCCGCACCTTCTCGCGAACCGGCACGATAGGCAACTACTACTTCATCGCCCAGTGGTTTCCCAAGCTCGGCGTGCTCGAGGAGACCGGCTGGAACTGCCACCAGTTCCACTCCGGCACGGAGTTCTTCTCGGACTACGGGATCTATGACGTCCGGATGCAGGTGCCCGGACGCTGGGTGCTCGGCGCCAGCGGCCGCGAGCAGTCGCACACGGACAACGCCGACGGCACCACCACCTGGGTCTACCACGCCGAGGACGTCCACGATTTCGCGTGGACCACCAGCCCAGACTTCATCGAGCGCAAGGCGCGATTCGAGCACAAGAGGCTGCCGCCCGTCGAGATGCGCCTGCTGCTGCAACCGGAGCACGCAACCCAGGCGGAGCGCCATTTCGAAGCGACGCGGACGGCGCTACAATTCTACGGGGAGTGGTTTGGCCCGTACCCGTATCCCAACATCACGATCATCGATCCCGCCTGGCAGAGCGGCACCGGCGGAATGGAGTACCCGACGTTGTTTACGGCCGGGTCCCGATGGCTGGTACCGGCGCGGGTCACGCAGCCCGAAGGCGTCACGGTTCACGAAGCCGGCCACCAGTTCTGGTACGGCATCGTCGGCAACAACGAATTCGAGGACGCGTGGCTGGACGAAGGGTTCAATACGTACTCGACGGCGAGAGCCATCGAGGCCAACCCGCTGCTGAAGACGAACTACTACTCCAGGCGGTACTTCGGCGGCTTCATCCCGTATGTGTTTTCCGACATCGCCTTGTCGCGCGAGGTGGCGGGCAACGGCTTGAGCGGATATCGGAGTTCGGCAAGATCCGACGCACCGTCGACGCCCAGCTACAAGTACTTCCCCGCCTCCGGCGGCGGACTCTCGTACAACAAGACGGCGCTGTGGCTGAACACGCTCGAGCGCTACCTCGGCTGGCCGACGATGCAGCGCATCATGTCCACGTTTTTCGAACGCTGGAAGTTCCGCCACCCGTCCCCGCAGGATTTCTTTGCAGTGGTCAATGAGGTGTCGGGGCGAGATATGACCTGGTTCTTTGATCAGGTGTATCGCAGTTCGAATGTATTCGACTATGGCGTGCAGGCCGTACGTAGCGAGCCGGTCCCGGGGCCGGGGTACGTGGACCGCAACGGCAAGGTGACCTTCGAAGCCGGCGCGGGTCAGGGCGGCCGTGTCCGCTCGACGGTTGTGGTCCGCCGGTACGGTGAGGCGATCTTCCCGGTCGACGTGCTGGTGAGTTTCGGCAATGGTGAGCAGGTGCGCGAGCAGTGGGACGGCCGCGAACGCTGGACATCGTTTGTCTACGAGCGCGGAACTGGGGTCGAGGCCGTCGTCGTGGATCCGGATCGCATCCTGCTGCTCGACATCAACCGGACCAACAACAGCTACCGGGCGCATCAGGCCTCGGCCGCTGCCGCGCAGAAGTGGATGCTGAAGTGGATGGTGTGGTTGCAGGACGCGTTGGCCACGTACGGATTCTTTATCTGA
- the nadE gene encoding NAD(+) synthase, which translates to MSIVVDQMAAWLRQQVEAADAKGIVVGLSGGIDSAVVARVAQLAMGDAVLGVIMPAHSDPQDEQDARLVAERFKLPVLAIDLTAGYDDLISSIQQALANQLSWGMAGNGTPSRLALANLKPRLRMTTLYAVANRFGYIVAGTGNRSEIAIGYFTKYGDGGVDVLPLGALVKSEVQALARELDVPSGIMEKAPSAGLWLGQTDEGEMGFTYAELEQFQREGPAAVAPAVASKIESLVHASDHKRLMPPVFEPVRS; encoded by the coding sequence ATGTCTATCGTTGTCGATCAGATGGCGGCCTGGCTGCGCCAGCAGGTCGAGGCCGCCGACGCGAAGGGCATTGTCGTCGGGCTGAGCGGGGGCATCGACTCGGCCGTCGTGGCGCGCGTCGCGCAGCTGGCCATGGGAGATGCCGTCCTCGGCGTCATCATGCCGGCGCACAGCGATCCCCAGGACGAACAGGATGCCCGGCTGGTCGCCGAGCGCTTCAAGCTCCCGGTTCTCGCCATCGATTTGACGGCCGGGTACGACGACCTGATCAGCAGCATCCAGCAGGCGCTGGCCAACCAGCTCAGCTGGGGCATGGCCGGGAACGGGACGCCGTCCAGGCTGGCGCTGGCGAACCTGAAACCCCGGTTGCGCATGACGACGCTGTATGCGGTGGCCAATCGCTTCGGCTACATTGTCGCGGGCACGGGCAACCGGAGCGAGATCGCGATCGGGTACTTCACGAAGTACGGTGACGGGGGCGTCGACGTGCTGCCACTGGGTGCGCTCGTCAAGAGCGAGGTGCAGGCGCTGGCGCGCGAGCTGGACGTGCCAAGCGGCATCATGGAGAAGGCACCGAGCGCCGGACTCTGGCTGGGTCAGACCGATGAGGGCGAGATGGGGTTCACGTACGCCGAACTCGAGCAGTTCCAGCGCGAGGGCCCCGCAGCGGTTGCGCCGGCGGTGGCGTCGAAGATTGAATCGCTGGTGCACGCCAGCGATCACAAGCGGCTGATGCCGCCCGTGTTCGAGCCCGTCCGGAGCTGA
- a CDS encoding isocitrate dehydrogenase (NAD(+)): MAHTITLIPGDGIGPEVSAAVVRILKASGVAIDWERHDAGIVALERHGTTLPHPLLDSVERNKVALKGPLTTPIGTGFTSVNVGLRKALDLYANLRPVYNLPGVQSRFQGVDLILVRENTEDLYSGLEHEVIPGVVESLKIITERASTRVSRFAFEYARKNGRKKVTAVHKANIMKLSDGLFIDCARNVARDFLDLVYDERIVDATCMHLVMTPEKFDVLLMPNLYGDILSDLCAGLVGGLGVVGSGNMGTSTAVFEAVHGTAPDIAGKNLANPMALLLSAVMMLRHIGEMERADAVTQALTRVVTDPRTRTRDLGGTATTTEFTDAVCRDIEHAGDHLRA, encoded by the coding sequence ATGGCACATACGATTACGCTCATCCCTGGCGACGGCATCGGACCGGAAGTGTCCGCCGCGGTCGTGCGGATTCTCAAAGCGTCCGGGGTCGCGATTGACTGGGAGCGCCACGATGCGGGCATCGTCGCGCTCGAACGGCACGGCACCACGCTGCCCCATCCGCTGCTCGACTCGGTGGAGCGCAACAAGGTTGCGCTCAAGGGACCGCTGACGACGCCGATCGGCACCGGATTCACGAGCGTGAACGTGGGACTGCGCAAGGCGCTCGACCTCTACGCGAACCTGAGGCCGGTCTACAACCTGCCGGGCGTGCAGTCACGGTTTCAGGGCGTCGATCTCATACTGGTTCGCGAGAACACCGAGGATCTCTACTCGGGGCTCGAGCACGAAGTGATTCCGGGCGTCGTCGAGAGTCTGAAGATCATTACCGAGCGGGCCTCGACCCGCGTGTCGCGGTTCGCCTTCGAGTACGCGCGCAAGAACGGGCGGAAGAAAGTCACGGCGGTGCACAAGGCCAACATCATGAAGCTCAGTGACGGCCTGTTCATCGATTGCGCCCGCAACGTGGCACGGGACTTTCTCGATCTGGTGTACGACGAACGGATTGTCGACGCCACCTGCATGCACCTGGTGATGACGCCCGAGAAGTTCGACGTGCTGCTCATGCCGAACCTGTACGGCGACATCCTGTCGGACTTGTGCGCGGGCCTGGTCGGCGGTCTTGGCGTGGTGGGCAGCGGAAATATGGGCACCAGCACGGCCGTGTTCGAAGCCGTGCACGGCACGGCGCCAGATATTGCCGGCAAGAACCTCGCGAATCCGATGGCGCTCCTGCTGTCGGCGGTGATGATGCTCAGGCACATCGGGGAGATGGAGCGCGCCGACGCGGTGACGCAGGCCCTCACCAGGGTGGTCACTGATCCCCGCACGCGGACCCGCGATCTGGGCGGCACGGCCACCACGACGGAGTTCACCGACGCGGTCTGCCGCGACATCGAGCACGCCGGCGATCACCTGCGAGCCTGA
- a CDS encoding 1-acyl-sn-glycerol-3-phosphate acyltransferase: MPHPELLDDITRAVLARDEIARLLQGTHGDSAPESKERVHAYLDELHTTQRYFLYHALRHPLYPILRKIKRIVEHIDTLQATLQTSRVIYASNHRSHTDYLVEPIILDDHGIRPPITAAGINLFAGPLGLLHRHVTGAIPIRRNTKDPVYLITLKAYVAELLHRRDLLFYIEGGRSYSGELKAPKTGLLHAAMQAELPNVVVVPVAIAYDLVLEDRIVARQGVKRRQRPFARELAEMATMAVGYRSRAFVVFGDPIPLDGYKHESRRDVLDLAHRTRDAIGRLYKVLPTALVSAAMRPSLTRRDLEARVGTLLDGLARNQANIGVRDARQAVDDGVAALDRRGILHAERSRIRVRDRGLLRYYARSIQHLLPSAPDRT, encoded by the coding sequence ATGCCACATCCGGAACTGCTCGACGACATCACGCGTGCGGTGCTGGCGCGCGACGAGATTGCCCGGCTGCTGCAGGGAACGCACGGCGACAGCGCGCCCGAGTCGAAAGAGCGCGTGCACGCGTATCTCGACGAACTGCACACGACGCAGCGGTACTTCCTGTACCACGCGCTGCGGCACCCGCTCTATCCCATCCTGCGGAAGATTAAACGGATCGTGGAACACATCGACACGCTGCAGGCGACCCTCCAGACGAGCCGGGTGATCTACGCGTCGAACCACCGGAGCCATACCGACTATCTGGTGGAGCCGATCATTCTCGACGACCATGGCATCCGGCCTCCGATCACCGCGGCCGGGATCAATCTGTTCGCGGGGCCCCTCGGCCTGCTGCACCGGCACGTGACCGGGGCCATCCCCATCCGCCGCAACACGAAGGACCCGGTCTACCTGATCACGCTCAAGGCCTACGTCGCCGAACTGCTGCACCGGAGGGACCTCCTCTTCTACATCGAGGGTGGACGCTCGTACAGCGGCGAACTGAAGGCACCCAAGACGGGATTGCTTCACGCGGCCATGCAGGCCGAACTGCCGAATGTCGTCGTGGTGCCGGTCGCGATTGCGTACGATCTCGTGCTCGAGGACCGCATCGTCGCGCGCCAGGGCGTCAAGCGACGGCAGCGGCCGTTTGCCCGGGAATTGGCCGAGATGGCGACGATGGCGGTGGGGTACCGATCGCGTGCGTTCGTCGTGTTCGGTGATCCGATTCCTCTCGACGGCTACAAGCACGAGTCGCGACGGGATGTGCTCGATCTGGCGCACCGCACGCGGGATGCGATTGGCCGTCTCTACAAGGTGCTGCCCACCGCGCTGGTGTCGGCGGCGATGAGGCCCTCGCTTACCCGCCGGGACCTTGAAGCCCGTGTGGGCACACTGCTCGACGGATTGGCGCGGAACCAGGCCAATATTGGCGTGCGTGACGCGCGGCAGGCGGTCGACGACGGCGTGGCCGCGCTCGACCGGCGCGGGATCCTGCACGCGGAGCGCAGCCGGATCCGCGTGCGCGATCGCGGTCTGCTTCGTTATTATGCCCGATCAATTCAACATCTTCTTCCGTCAGCCCCGGACAGGACCTGA